Proteins from a genomic interval of Bacteroidia bacterium:
- a CDS encoding FtsW/RodA/SpoVE family cell cycle protein, translating into MNLFKYLKGDKVIWTVVFLLSVVSVLVVYSSVVALAYRYRGGNTAYYLFKHVTIVILGFLLMYVTHKIKYTYYSRLSQIALYAAAPLLLFTLLKGISAGDASRWLEIPGTGLTFQTSDFAKLALIIYVARLLSMKQEQIKDFKSAFVPIVVPVVVICALILPANFSTAAVLFVTCLFLLFIGRVSMKYILMLIGMGLVSIALFIALVFAFPHISNRVDTWKSRIENFKSGDNQNNYQAEQAKIAIATGGVFGKGPGNSTQKNFLPQASSDFIYAILIEEYGTFAAVIIVFLYIVLLFRAVRIVTKSPKTFGSLLAIGLCFSLVFQAMINMAVAVNLFPVTGQPLPLISMGGTSIWFTSIAIGIILSVSREVESEQEGGELEIA; encoded by the coding sequence TTGAATTTATTTAAATATTTAAAAGGCGACAAGGTAATTTGGACAGTAGTTTTTCTGCTGTCTGTGGTTTCCGTTTTGGTTGTTTATAGCTCGGTTGTTGCTTTAGCATATCGTTACAGAGGTGGCAATACGGCTTATTATTTATTTAAACACGTAACTATTGTGATCCTCGGATTTTTACTGATGTACGTAACGCATAAAATAAAATACACCTATTATTCAAGGCTTTCGCAGATTGCTTTGTACGCTGCTGCACCACTTTTATTATTTACTTTATTAAAAGGAATAAGTGCCGGAGATGCCAGTCGTTGGCTCGAAATACCGGGTACTGGATTGACATTTCAAACATCTGATTTCGCGAAACTCGCGCTCATTATTTATGTAGCGCGTTTGCTTTCGATGAAACAAGAACAAATCAAAGATTTTAAATCAGCATTTGTGCCAATTGTAGTTCCTGTCGTTGTTATTTGCGCATTGATTCTTCCTGCCAATTTTTCTACCGCAGCCGTACTTTTTGTTACTTGTCTTTTTTTACTTTTTATTGGAAGGGTAAGTATGAAATATATTTTAATGTTGATTGGAATGGGTTTGGTAAGTATCGCTTTATTTATCGCATTGGTATTCGCTTTTCCGCACATCAGTAATCGTGTAGATACATGGAAATCGCGTATCGAAAATTTTAAAAGCGGCGATAATCAAAATAATTATCAAGCAGAACAAGCTAAAATAGCCATTGCTACGGGCGGCGTTTTTGGAAAAGGTCCGGGAAACAGCACTCAAAAAAACTTTTTACCGCAAGCATCTTCCGATTTTATTTACGCTATTTTGATTGAAGAGTACGGAACATTTGCGGCAGTAATTATTGTTTTTTTATACATCGTATTGTTATTTCGAGCGGTGCGTATTGTTACGAAAAGTCCGAAAACATTCGGTAGTTTGCTTGCCATCGGTTTGTGTTTCAGTCTTGTTTTCCAAGCGATGATCAACATGGCGGTAGCTGTAAATTTATTTCCAGTAACAGGGCAACCCTTGCCGCTTATCAGTATGGGCGGGACTTCCATTTGGTTTACGAGCATTGCAATTGGTATTATTTTAAGTGTAAGTCGCGAAGTAGAAAGTGAACAGGAAGGAGGCGAACTTGAAATCGCTTAA